The following proteins come from a genomic window of Aspergillus oryzae RIB40 DNA, chromosome 4:
- a CDS encoding GTP cyclohydrolase II (bifunctional GTP cyclohydrolase II/3, 4-dihydroxy-2butanone-4-phosphate synthase) yields MSLDSTSAAPPSLNSRIDELRGDAASQTDATEHTRGDITPAVPASLLSPSFTPPATPGGTINQAQLLQQTQQPTHTKPPKLLSCLPNVECIVRARIPTTNGAEMFLHLYHNDLDNKEHLAIVFGNSIRSRSLDAIRPGETEMDRMIRGAYIGTLRPGRVSSWYDSSANTESASSGQGRSTPDAPVSSQTSELAQSSTNQAPLVRIHSECYTGETAWSARCDCGEQLDEAARLMSLPMETLNEVASQQDLSVPSNASGGVIIYLRQEGRGIGLGEKLKAYNLQDLGSDTVEANLLLRHPADARSYGLATAMLVDLGLGVDSNPHGIRLLTNNPDKIRAVEGPNREVVVKERVLMVPLAWRTGGKMGITSTEVEGYLRTKISKMGHMLQ; encoded by the coding sequence ATGTCTCTGGACTCAACCTCTGCGGCTCCACCATCATTGAACAGCAGAATAGACGAGCTTCGTGGTGATGCCGCAAGTCAAACTGACGCCACAGAGCACACCCGAGGCGATATTACCCCCGCAGTGCCcgcctctcttctctccccttccttCACCCCTCCAGCGACACCAGGTGGCACGATAAACCAAGCGCAACTACTTCAGCAGACTCAACAACCCACGCACACTAAACCGCCTAAGCTCCTCTCCTGCCTTCCAAATGTCGAGTGTATTGTTCGCGCACGGATCCCAACCACCAATGGGGCCGAGATGTTCCTTCACCTCTACCACAATGACTTGGACAACAAAGAGCACTTAGCAATTGTGTTCGGAAACAGTATCCGATCCCGAAGTTTGGACGCAATCCGCCCGGGGGAAACGGAAATGGACCGAATGATTCGTGGGGCCTACATCGGTACCCTCCGTCCCGGCCGAGTGAGCAGTTGGTATGACAGCTCCGCAAATACTGAGAGCGCTTCTAGTGGACAAGGGCGGAGCACCCCAGATGCCCCTGTTTCGTCACAGACATCAGAGTTAGCACAGAGTAGCACAAACCAAGCGCCGCTGGTTAGAATCCATTCGGAATGTTACACCGGCGAAACGGCATGGTCCGCGCGCTGTGATTGTGGTGAACAGCTCGATGAGGCGGCACGTTTGATGTCTCTCCCGATGGAAACTTTGAATGAGGTGGCATCCCAGCAAGATTTATCTGTGCCTTCGAATGCATCTGGAGGCGTGATCATTTACCTCCGCCAGGAAGGCCGCGGGATCGGTCTAGGAGAAAAGCTTAAAGCGTATAATCTTCAAGACCTTGGATCGGATACCGTCGAAGCTAATTTACTCCTTCGACATCCCGCGGATGCCAGAAGCTACGGTCTTGCCACAGCGATGTTGGTGGATCTTGGTCTAGGTGTTGATTCCAACCCACATGGAATCCGCCTGCTTACCAACAACCCTGACAAGATCCGGGCGGTCGAGGGACCGAACCGGGAAGTTGTTGTGAAGGAAAGAGTACTGATGGTGCCCTTGGCCTGGCGAACAGGTGGAAAGATGGGAATTACGAGTACTGAAGTCGAGGGCTACTTGCGGACCAAG
- a CDS encoding uncharacterized protein (predicted protein): MGSTNNGVHWPAKRLPLNRDGNSASDSRQVGEPLSSPRPLEPGEHPTEETLSSPLSSFSRPHDLRQGAARGTRSARRKEIVSAFTWEALTIGKARTGELATSSGNSKGPRQLPIAVAPPNTPPSKMSRNRPRGPPLPRDNGLAANEETDMWNKILQDLRKAKEKNDKQKSLAEQISALNEKIGKDGGSKYLPSYPCFCLFYIGCLGERVYLGLRYYDSAPWHSGDTMLSRIMVASSIPICQPVCQSSALWAC; the protein is encoded by the coding sequence ATGGGAAGCACCAATAACGGGGTGCATTGGCCAGCAAAGCGCTTACCGCTTAACCGCGATGGGAACTCCGCCAGCGATAGCCGCCAGGTCGGGGAACCATTATCGTCTCCGCGCCCGCTCGAGCCAGGCGAGCACCCTACTGAAGAGACTCTAAGCTCGCCTCTGAGCTCCTTTAGTCGCCCGCACGATCTCCGCCAGGGTGCGGCTCGTGGCACGCGAAGTGCGCGTCGCAAAGAGATTGTCTCCGCTTTTACCTGGGAGGCCCTGACCATTGGGAAAGCTAGAACCGGGGAGCTTGCAACCTCATCCGGAAACAGTAAAGGTCCGCGACAGCTCCCAATTGCTGTGGCACCTCCCAATACACCTCCATCCAAGATGTCACGGAATCGTCCTAGGGGGCCTCCACTGCCTAGAGACAATGGTCTGGCGGCCAATGAGGAAACTGATATGTGGAATAAGATCCTCCAGGATCTacgaaaggcaaaggagaagaatgataaGCAGAAGTCCCTAGCTGAGCAGATATCTGCTTTGAATGAGAAGATTGGCAAAGATGGTGGGAGTAAGTATCTCCCCTCTTATCcctgtttttgtttattttacATCGGCTGCCTCGGGGAAAGAGTATATCTGGGTCTCCGCTATTATGACTCGGCCCCTTGGCATTCAGGTGATACCATGCTATCAAGAATCATGGTGGCATCATCCATCCCAATTTGTCAGCCTGTTTGCCAGTCTAGTGCCCTGTGGGCTTGCTAG